The following are from one region of the Mycolicibacterium helvum genome:
- the ahcY gene encoding adenosylhomocysteinase, whose amino-acid sequence MSELTVDVRNGIDYKVADLSLAEFGRKEIRLAEHEMPGLMSLRREYADVLPLKGARISGSLHMTVQTAVLIETLVALGAEVRWASCNIFSTQDHAAAATVVGPHGTVEEPQGVPIFAWKGETLEEYWWAAEQMLTWPGEPANMILDDGGDATMLVLRGAQYEKAGVVPPTEEDASDEWKVFMALVRARYETEKDKWTKIAESVQGVTEETTTGVLRLYQFAAAGELAFPAINVNDSVTKSKFDNKYGTRHSLIDGINRGTDVLIGGKAALVCGYGDVGKGCAEALKAQGARVAVTEIDPINALQALMDGFEVKSVEEAIGWADIVITATGNQGIITLEHMKAMKHQAILGNIGHFDDEIEMARLERSGATRINIKPQVDEWVFGDSGKSIIVLSEGRLLNLGNATGHPSFVMSNSFSNQVIAQIELWTKNDEYDNEVYRLAKHLDEKVARIHVEALGGTLTKLTKEQAEYIGVDVDGPYKPEHYRY is encoded by the coding sequence ATGTCTGAATTGACCGTCGATGTCCGCAATGGCATCGACTACAAGGTCGCCGATCTGAGCTTGGCCGAGTTCGGCCGCAAGGAGATCCGGCTGGCCGAGCACGAAATGCCCGGATTGATGTCGCTGCGCCGCGAGTACGCCGATGTGCTGCCGCTCAAGGGCGCGCGGATCTCCGGCTCGCTGCACATGACCGTGCAGACCGCGGTGCTGATCGAGACGCTGGTTGCCCTCGGTGCCGAGGTGCGCTGGGCGTCGTGCAACATTTTCTCCACCCAGGATCATGCGGCCGCCGCGACCGTCGTCGGCCCGCACGGAACCGTCGAGGAGCCGCAGGGCGTCCCGATCTTCGCCTGGAAGGGCGAGACGCTGGAGGAGTACTGGTGGGCCGCCGAGCAGATGCTCACCTGGCCCGGTGAGCCCGCGAACATGATCCTCGACGACGGCGGCGACGCCACCATGCTGGTGCTGCGCGGTGCGCAGTACGAAAAGGCCGGTGTGGTGCCCCCCACCGAGGAAGACGCCTCCGATGAGTGGAAGGTCTTCATGGCGTTGGTCCGGGCGCGCTACGAGACCGAGAAGGACAAGTGGACCAAGATCGCCGAGTCGGTTCAGGGCGTGACCGAGGAGACCACGACGGGTGTGCTGCGGCTGTACCAGTTCGCCGCCGCCGGTGAACTGGCGTTCCCGGCCATCAACGTCAACGACTCGGTCACCAAGAGCAAGTTCGACAACAAGTACGGCACCCGGCACTCGCTGATCGACGGCATCAACCGCGGCACCGATGTGCTGATCGGCGGCAAGGCCGCCCTGGTGTGTGGCTACGGTGACGTCGGTAAGGGCTGCGCCGAGGCGCTCAAGGCTCAGGGCGCCCGCGTCGCGGTCACCGAGATCGACCCGATCAACGCGCTGCAGGCGCTGATGGACGGCTTCGAGGTCAAGTCGGTCGAAGAGGCGATCGGCTGGGCCGACATCGTCATCACCGCGACCGGTAATCAGGGCATCATCACCCTCGAGCACATGAAGGCGATGAAGCACCAGGCAATCCTGGGCAACATCGGTCACTTCGACGACGAGATCGAGATGGCGCGCCTGGAGCGCTCGGGTGCCACGCGCATCAACATCAAGCCGCAGGTCGACGAGTGGGTGTTCGGCGACTCCGGCAAGTCGATCATCGTGCTGTCCGAGGGCCGGCTGCTGAACCTCGGTAACGCGACCGGGCACCCGTCGTTCGTGATGAGCAACAGCTTCTCCAACCAGGTGATCGCCCAGATCGAGCTGTGGACCAAGAACGATGAGTACGACAACGAGGTCTACCGGCTGGCCAAGCACCTCGATGAGAAGGTGGCCCGCATCCACGTGGAAGCACTGGGCGGCACGCTGACCAAGCTCACCAAAGAGCAGGCGGAGTACATCGGCGTCGACGTCGACGGCCCGTACAAGCCGGAGCACTACCGCTACTAA